A window from Bufo bufo chromosome 1, aBufBuf1.1, whole genome shotgun sequence encodes these proteins:
- the SLC25A33 gene encoding LOW QUALITY PROTEIN: solute carrier family 25 member 33 (The sequence of the model RefSeq protein was modified relative to this genomic sequence to represent the inferred CDS: inserted 1 base in 1 codon): MAQSKDTLMHLLAGGCAGTVGAIVTCPLEVIKTRLQSSRIALQPVYYPQVQLGTLSGGGVVRPATSVSPSLLQVLKSILEKEGPKSLFXGLGPNLIGVAPSRAVYFASYSKAKEQFNTIFVPNSNLVHMCSAGCAAFVTNTMMNPIWMVKTRMQLERRVKGSKQMNALQCARYVYQTEGMRGFYRGLTASYAGISETIICFVIYEGLKKHLEELHLSAANASTGEKTSANFLGLMFAAAFSKGCASCIAYPHEVIRTRLREEGSKYNTFCQTARLVAREEGYAAFYRGLLAQLFRQIPNTAIVLSTYELLVYFLRDKAK, translated from the exons GTGTGCGGGTACAGTGGGTGCCATTGTTACGTGTCCCCTGGAAGTAATCAAGACACGGTTACAGTCCTCAAGAATCGCCCTGCAACCAGTTTACTATCCTCAGGTTCAGCTAGGGACCCTCAGCGGAGGAGGAGTCGTGAGACCCGCCACGTCCGTCTCCCCCAGCTTATTGCAGGTTCTCAA atCCATCCTTGAAAAAGAAGGACCAAAATCTCTTT CGGGACTGGGTCCTAATCTAATTGGTGTGGCTCCTTCCAG GGCCGTCTACTTTGCATCGTACTCGAAAGCCAAGGAGCAGTTCAATACCATATTTGTTCCCAACAGTAACCTCGTGCACATGTGTTCTGCAGGATGTGCAG CATTTGTTACAAATACAATGATGAATCCAATCTGGATGGTGAAAACACGAATGCAACTTGAGAGAAG GGTGAAAGGTTCCAAGCAGATGAATGCGCTGCAGTGTGCTCGCTACGTGTACCAGACAGAGGGCATGAGGGGCTTCTACAGGggtctcactgcctcatatgcaggGATCTCTGAGACAATTATCTGCTTTGTCATATACGAGGGATTAAAGAAACACCTGGAGGAGCTGCACCTTTCAGCGGCCAATGCCAGTACCGGAGAGAAGACCTCTGCCAACTTCTTAGGGTTAATgtttgctgctgccttctccaaggGATGTGCCTCCTGCATTGCGTACCCACACG AGGTCATCCGCACAAGGCTTCGAGAAGAAGGGAGCAAGTACAATACCTTCTGCCAGACGGCGCGGCTGGTGGCGCGGGAGGAGGGCTACGCAGCCTTTTACAGAGGACTTTTAGCTCAACTTTTCCGGCAGATTCCCAACACTGCCATTGTCCTTTCAACTTATGAACTTTTAGTCTATTTTCTTCGCGATAAAGCCAAGTAA